A DNA window from Daucus carota subsp. sativus chromosome 3, DH1 v3.0, whole genome shotgun sequence contains the following coding sequences:
- the LOC135151547 gene encoding uncharacterized protein LOC135151547 has translation MTKRTRSHLGLPLNLDNPQTDQDNPNQDHASGPLFTTVNPDENQTINPNDARVTIEMNQYKYTDVPVTTHHLSQLTSVELAEAIRQYHDRRESTRRLEHIDESEDSGNSRQSRGSVFDRLGEKAKKKKQKESKETRQRILAERKEQIRKEEEEKLEQKIALRVQLEEEKLTKGSRSKRYRKETTPELISDDENEGPGQTNLRDMINELNRKIGNESGHEIGGTLTPFSHSLESIPRQKGMKHYNFESFNGLGDPEEHLHYFEQIALIYYYNDLTKCRFFASTLKGRAQRWFSRIPSGSIGSWKDFREAFLRRFRANKTHELHMCHLETVRQYDNEALSDYMKRFQEAINKISNLDEREALSIFRRNLDPEQNERYVVELINKEP, from the coding sequence ATGACAAAAAGAACCCGCTCCCACCTGGGTCTCCCCCTGAACCTGGATAACCCTCAGACAGACCAGGACAACCCGAACCAGGATCATGCCTCAGGACCCCTTTTCACCACCGTGAACCCGGACGAGAACCAAACAATCAACCCTAATGATGCCCGGGTTACGATCGAAATGAACCAATACAAGTACACCGATGTCCCGGTCACCACCCACCACCTGTCCCAGCTCACCAGTGTGGAATTGGCTGAAGCCATCCGACAATACCATGATCGCCGGGAAAGCACCCGCAGGCTTGAGCACATCGACGAGTCTGAGGACTCCGGGAACAGTCGtcaatcccggggttccgtctTCGACCGGCTCGGAGaaaaagcaaagaaaaagaaacaaaaagaaagtaAGGAAACCCGACAGAGAATCCTGGCCGAAAGGAAAGAACAGATCCGAAAAGAAGAGGAGGAGAAACTAGAACAAAAAATTGCTCTCCGGGTCCAACTCGAAGAGGAGAAGTTGACAAAAGGATCCCGGTCCAAACGATACCGGAAGGAAACAACACCCGAACTCATCTCTGATGACGAGAATGAGGGACCAGGGCAAACCAACCTCAGAGACATGATCAACGAACTCAACAGGAAAATTGGGAATGAATCCGGGCACGAAATAGGAGGAACCCTAACTCCCTTCAGCCATTCCTTGGAATCCATTCCCCGACAAAAGGGCATGAAACACTACAACTTTGAATCCTTCAATGGACTAGGTGACCCGGAGGAACACCTGCACTATTTTGAACAGATAGCCCTGATCTACTACTACAATGATCTGACCAAATGCCGCTTCTTCGCATCCACATTGAAGGGAAGGGCCCAGAGATGGTTCAGCCGGATCCCCTCTGGGAGCATCGGGTCCTGGAAGGATTTCAGGGAAGCCTTCCTCAGAAGGTTCCGAGCAAACAAGACACATGAACTTCATATGTGTCACCTGGAAACGGTTCGCCAATATGACAACGAAGCACTTTCAGACTACATGAAACGTTTccaggaagcaatcaacaaaatttccaaCCTAGATGAGCGTGAGGCTCTGAGCATATTCCGAAGAAACTTGGACCCGGAACAAAATGAAAGATATGTGGTCGAGTTGATCAACAAAGAACCCTAG